The genomic segment TCCCTTAATCCCAACCTATTGTTCTTCTCCTTTGGAACACTGAGGTCTTTTTGAGGCAGCTCCCAAATCTCTGCTATTGCAAAACAGCCAGTAGGCCAGTTACCAACAGTCACAACAACTGCTGGCTGCTCTTTATCTTGGCAAGAAGAGAGGAGAATTCATAGCGGGGATTTCAGCAGCAAGAGGAGAAGGATATCCTCACAAAGCAAATGGAGATGAAGGACCACAGCtattttaaatatgttaatGGCAAGTCATGGTACTCAGTCTTACTCTGCTCAAGGGGACAGGCACTAAAATAACTCAGCTGTATCTTGCAGATGCAGCTCTGGCCACTGGTCAGGGCAGACGTTACCTACTGCAGAGGCTGACAGGGTGTTTtgcagccagcagggcagaACCCCTGCCAGACTGCACAGATCTGCCACCTGCCCAGACCCCTCCCAGAGGTTGTTTCCATCCAAAGGAGTGTGGATTAACTGGGGTAGCACAGGAACTACCAGGTCTGAGTGTCTGCAGGGTGAGGTACTTGAATAAAGCAGCAACCAAAGCCACCCCAGCAGCCCTAAAGCAACCTCCTGCCACGAGATGTTATAAAGCACAGTCACCATTACGTCATGTGTTGACAGCAGATTTAAGAGCCCTTCTTTAATGCAAATCAGAACCACCCAAATAAACAAAGACACCCTTGGAGACACCCAGAACGCTGTGAATCAGATGTGgattttgggtttcttttcaaACAGGAAAGGATCAGGATTTCACACAGCACATCAGTGGGTGAAACAATGGGCTGCCTACCAGCTGTGCCTCCCCAGAGtccagcacacactgctgtgCCATCCCTTCGTGCCAGAGGTGCCCAATAACGTTTCAGTCTGATAACCCCAACCCCGCCTGGCAGAGGGACCCCAGGGTGGCCCTCGGGAGCCACCTGCAGTGACACTGTCCCTTACCACTTGCGCTTCATgtaggcagcagctctgttcccaTAGAGCATGGCGTTGTTGGGGGCCTTCTGCACAGCTTTGCTGTACAGCTGGATGGCCTGGGTCCACAGCTGGCAGGCAAAGGCCTCGTTGGCTTGTTGCTTGATCCTCTCCAGGTACGGGGGCAACTCcacctgggggctgcaggggaagaagggagcagcacaggTAAGATGTATGTCCTTCACTCCAGGTCAGAGTCTGCAGTGTTTAGTTCCAGCTTAGCCAATGCTTGCTAGGCCTCCTAATAAAAGATTCAGGAAAAGTCAGAAGGGACTCTGGACCTGAATAACCGGAGTTTAAGAGGAAAGTTAGGTTTTgaccacagaatcccagaacagTCTGGGTTGGAAGcgactttaaagctcatctcattccaccccctgccacgggcagggacaccttccactatcccagcttgGTCccagccccgtccagcctggccttggacacttccagggcagcaacagcttctctgggcaacctgtgccagggcctcaccaccctctggcAGTCTCACTGCATCAGTGTGACCATCATTTGACTGTTTCCATTCTTTCTTCATCTACAGAGACACTCCCATTTGAGCAGTGGGTATTTTAAGCATCAGACTTCACCAATAAGTCTTTGTTTCGACTGCATAAACAACGTTTCCAATCCTCTTTTAGCAATGCACAACAATGCACATGCAGAAGCATCTGAGCTCACCAGGCCCATGCTCTGCAACCCAAAATTCCAGCCCCGTTCCTGCTGCTGCGGTGGAGGGGCCATCTAGAGGAGAGGAGCTGAAACAGTCCGCAAAGAGACTCTGGAGGAACCCAGACTACCCATATATGGTATTAAGTAAGGGCCTTGAGTTTGAACCAAGTCTCATCAGCTGGAAGGAATACAGCCACCAAGacgtgctgctgctccttcaccCCAACTGCATTTTGGTCTTAAAGACAGAAATCAGCAGGAGCAATACAAGAGGCTCCATCCAGTCCTAGCTCCCATGCTAGGAATGGCAGTAGTGTTCCAGTGTTGTCACAGAACAATTCTGGCTGCTTCAGTTCAGTTTGCAGCAGCAAATGCCCAAAAAATGGCAAAGGGACACAAGGTTCCCTCACCTGCCACCATCAACACACAGTTCCTGCAGGCCAGGGAGCAACCACCACTCAGGACACTTTACTTCCAGGCCTGAAAAATCATTTCTTAGTTTTGTCCACCTTACTTcatcagaagaggaaaaagccttGGACAGTTTCTCCCAGTTTGCTCTTGCCTGGTCTGActcctgctcacagcccagGCACCAGAGGCCAACACAGCCCCAAGGACAGAGGCCACGTGGCCATCCAGGAACAGGCAAGGGATTTGCCCTTCACACCTTTTTGGCAGCACCTCACCCTGTCGAGAGGCAAAGGACAAGGACAAAGCCACAGAAGCCCCTggaggggcagctgtgccctcaCCTCACGTGTGCCCTTCCCTCGGCCAGGCGGAAGCCGTTGCTGTGGAGATGGATCCCGTTGGACACTCCATTGGTAGAGGTTTTTCCATTCTGCACCTCTGAAGGTTAGAAAAAGATATACACAGCTAAGTATCAGTGTAGATTATACAAACTCAGGGTTTGTATACCCTGAGTACATTCCTGTTTACAGCAGGGCCAACCCAACACAGCAGCCCCACTCAGAGCAGAAACAAAACTTCCATGAttccacctgctccagccccctggATTGGATTTGTCCTCTTATACTCACAAATCTCTGCAGTGTCCTTTACAATACAATTCTAGATCAGAGAAccagacacacacacaactAAGTGCTCACACAGAGCGAGGGCACCTGAAGGGAATTACCTTCGACTGATTCCAGGCCACAGCTGGACCATCATGGAGTCCTGGAATGGTCTGGGAGGATACCAGGACCTCAACCACTGAAAAATCTGCTTAATCCTTGAGCACAGCTCTAGGCACTCTcagctcacacacacccctctcCCCACAGGTCACTCCTGCCCTCATGTTTTGTCCCACTGCAGAAGGATTTTGGAACTCAGGGTATGAACTGCACTGCAGAAACAGCCCAGCAACACCCACACCCtgcctcatcctcctcctgcaccctgAAAATGAGTCTGGAGTACAGAACTCCACTCTGCTGCTCGCTCCCTTTGTGACAGCATCACACTTACCCCCTGAAGTGTGGCACTTCTTTGGGAGGAGAAAAGTGTATGGTCGCTGTTTGTATGTCAGATCAAACAAATAGacctgaggaaaggaaaaaagagcatGAGACAAGTCTGCAAAACAGAGATGCTCAAGTCAGAAATAAAAGAGGGCTCTGTAGATACACagttctgtgtttgtgtttgctaTTTCCAATTTTCTCACTGGGAATCTTTCTTATACATGGATACACAAGGGATGGCAGCAATAATTGGGGTGTGTCCCAGTCCAGCCCAGTTCAGAGAGAGTAACACTGAGAAACAAGAACCTGGCCTCACTCCACACCTGCAGAACTTAAACATGACCTGACCACTGACCAACCTGCTCAGAAAGCTTCATACTTCAATTAAGCAACTAAGATATTTCAGTTAATACAATGATAATGAAGAAACCAAACACCTATTGGCAGAAAAGAAGTGGGACACTGAGGAAAAGTCTCTCTAAGACGAAACCAGTATTTCCCAAGAAactcccagggcagctctgtgaaATCCTAATTTACAGCTGGACTGGGACAGGAAGGGACAGCCCAGGCCAGGCCCACGGTTCACCTTCTCCTAAAGGGAGCAAGTGCACATGTGAGAAAGAGCTGTGGAGGACAAGCACAGTGCAACCTGCCCACAAGCAAAGGTCCTGTTTAATCCACGCTGATTGATGCTGTCAGGAGGATTTTCTCATTCCACTGGTAGGCTTTACAAAAGATCCAGGAATATCACCCAGAGCTCAAAATTAAAGCAATCAATATTCCAGGTGAAGGCCTTTGCTTCTCCAAGTTCCTTATTCACTATATCCTATTACAGAAGTTTGATGTTTCAAGAATGAGTTATGAAATCCTTACTAGGTCAACAAAGGTCAGTTCtaaaactggttttgtttattttctttctcctcttccagaGAGTGAAATGTGAATTGCAAAACTACAACAGAAGGTGGTTTAACTTTGATCACTGACAGCGTAACAAATATATTCCTAATCCCAAGTATTTCATCTGAATTCATCAGAAAGCAGTTTAAAATCAATCACGTTACCCacagagaagttgctgcagCTATTTTCAGTAGCACATAACAATGTCCAGTGACCCAGTGTggagtttttctgtctccttaCCTGCTCCCCTCCCATGTTGACCAAGAGCTCGGTGCCATCAGGGCTGAAGGTGACGTAGGTGGCCACCAGGACCCTCAGCCGGTTGTTGTAGTCTGGAAGCTTCACTGGGAGGTGCCCTGTGGAGAGGACAAGTCCATAATTATTGCTTTAACTCTTAACTGCTGCCTTTGTCCTaccccagctgctcccttttACAAGAGCAAAGCCATGGAGCACAAGCACCTATGGGGTTTTCCAGTTCCCACTGTTTACTGGATCCTTCCACGAGGAACCAGAACATGCACAGGTGTCTTCTCACAGGTTCTGGGTATTGATGCCCCACCTCTGGAAGTATCCAAGGCctggctggatggggcttgcagcaacctggtctagtggaaggtgacACAGGGTGGAACAAGGTgtgtttaaggtcccttccaacccaaaccattctgtgattccatgattccaatTTTGCACAGCCACCTCCACATGAAGAGAAGAATCACAACTGCCTTGTTAACAATGAGCCTGCAGAACCCAGCGAATCTCAGTTTTAGGGATTCACTAGGATTTGGCTTTTGTGATTTGCAGCCATCTGCAAATACCTCCATCCTCAACCCCCTAATTAGGTTTCCTTAATAAAGCCCTCAGCACAAGGAAAGCGAAGCTCCTAAATATTCAGCTCACACACAGGTTCTGTTCTTCAGACAGCAGATGTGTTGCATGACCAATTCAGGGGACCTGAGGAATCCTCTAGTGGGACTCATCAGGAGCAGGACTGTCAGAACTGGTCTGCTGAACATGCTGGTCTGagatacttaaaaaaaccccaaaaaacagaaaactcaAACATTTTGGGGTAAAAGATAGTAAATAATGAGCACCGGAAAAAAATGTCATCTATATTGCTCAGATACTGCATCACTGATTCTTCATCTGCAAGATGAGGACAAGTCCCTTCTGTGCCAAAAAGACTTTgaacagcagctttgctgggacTAGTTCCAGGAATGCCTATAAAGCCCAGGTTATATCCAATCCTTCATTTTCCAGTAGGAGTGACAAAAACACATTTATGCTGGACAAAATGCAGCAATGCTAGCTCACCGCCCCTGAGAAATAACCTGCAATTCCATGCAACATCCCCTGGAAGAGATCCTCTGAGCAGGGGGTTTGTGTGTGGGGTAGAACTGTATTTCTTTGGGCAGTGaagtgcccccagtgccccccagtgcccccagtgccccccagtgccccccagtgccccccagtgcccccccagTGCAGGGCCCATACCTGCCACGTAGtactgagctgccccgtccgGGAGGGGCTTCTGCCGGTCACAGAACGTGTGCACTCCAGCTGAAGGGCTCTGCTTCATGCTTTTCCTACCCAGAGAGAGGAACAGCCTTATGATAACCACAGCATTCAGCTGCTGGAAGCCTCATCTACACTGGCTTTTCTTGTCCACCCACAAGGACAAGGCCTGCTGCCCACACAGCTATGGGGTCACCAGCCTCACACCACCCGTGTACTCATCGAAAACACTTTGGGTGATAGAAAAAACAGAGCAAACTTCCCAGAAACAGGCTGGATCCCTGCAAGTCCCTCTTCCCACCAGAGCCATGACCAGATCCCTGTACCAGAAACCTGCCCCAGCAGGCAGGTGCTGTTACCTGTGGTTGTGGATCATGCGGATGTCGTAGAGCCGCACGAAGGGCCCGCTGGCCCCCACGGCCAGGTAATTGTTGTCCTGGGGGTTCACTGTCAGGCACTTGGCCTCCACCAGCTGCCCGCAGTACTCAGTCAGGTCTATCAGGACCTCGGAACGCTTGCTGTTCTCCCGCAGGTCGTACTGCCTGTGAGGGGATGGGAGTCAGGCAACTTAGCACGGGCTaacagaagcagcagggagagacTCATGCCCCACAAGGATCagccagtccagctcctggccctgcacagacaccccaacaatcccaccctgtccctgagaGCATTATCCAAACGCTcttggagctctggcagccctggagctgtgacattccctggagagcctgttcagtgccccaccaccctctgggggaagaaccttctCCCAACATCCAGCCTAGACCCCTCCTGACACAGCTAAGAGAGATGACACCAAGGACATGGACATCAGTCATTTGTGCCACAGGTTACTGGAAGCTTTCCAGTAAATCTTTCCAGATTTAAGAAAGGGAGAGATGAGCTTCAGCTGTTTAGTACAGAGACAGCCTCTCTTGAGGTCTGTGCACAGCAACATTGTGATGGTTCCCGAAACCAAACCAACTGGAACTCTGTACCTGATTAAGCCATCCTCTGCTGCACTCCAGAAGGTGTTTGGCCACATGGGAGCCGTGGCAATCCGCTTCACTCTGTTGGTGTGGTCTCCAAACATGTGCACGGTCTCCTTGACAGTCAGGTCATGGACGTGCACCTTGGAATCCGCAGCTCCCGTGATGAGGATCCGATCCCCCGAGTGCGGCAGGAACTGCgggacagggaagggacacTCACCTGAAGGCACTGAGGCTGCTCACATGGACACCCTGGCAGTCatggagcaggagctctgcttcAGGAACACAGGCCTAGCCCACGTTATTCCCTATTACACAGGTCAGCATGCACACTCAAGAGTCACCAGCTACAGCAGGGCACACCAGAGTGTCTTCATCACACATCCCAATTTGCTACAACCATTTCCTTCCAAGTCACAGAGAGAATAAGCCTGGGATCTGTATAAACTAAGTGCAATATTAGAATTAATCCTTTTCCCCATAATTAGAAATATTATACTTCTTTGGGGGGAAACTGCTTGCAGGAAAATGTTTCCCAGGAAGGATTTATCCTTTTACTGCTCAGGTTGCTGTTTCTGTTAGCTCTTCATTCCTTCTAAGCACATACCTTGACAGAAAAGATGTTTGCAGTGTGTCCTGTGTGCATAGAGAGGAGTTTCTTGTGGTGCAGAGGATCCCACACAATGGTATGCTGGTCATCAGAGCCAGAGGCCAACAAGCTAAAAGCAACAGGAGACAAATATGCACCATGAATTCTTCTGTTCCACACCGTGCCTGGGTCCGTGGAGCTGTTTGACCACAGACATCCATTAAGTTAATTCAGCCCTAACCAGCccatttcctctcttccctcagCTCTCTGTTCTTGCTGCTCACTGTGCACCCATCCCTTCAGCCAGGTCTAGGAGCTGAAGCAGACAAACAGCAATTCCCCAGAAAGCACAGCTGACTGAAGCATCTCACCTGGGCTGCGATGGGAGAACACGAGTGTGTGGTCAACAGCAAAATGCAGGGCCCCCGCCCTCCTTATTACCCTGGCTGTGTTAACTGCTCCACATCAGCTCTGAAGCCCAGCCAAGGCACTCATTCCCAGGCTCCAGATGTGCCCAGGCAGTCCCAGGGCTCATAGGTGAACCACAAACTGCTTTTAAAGTCATTGTAAGGTGCTCTTGGCCTTGTGCATCCATCTGCATCTGAACCAAAGGAATCTGACATCTGCAACCCTCAGCTCTTTTAAACTTAGGTTTCCCTGTAGCCATTCTCTTTCAAGCACATGAAATTCTCACTGGCAAATAATTCTGAAGAGTATCAGAAGGCAGACTTTGGATGTTGTAAGAGGCATGTGCAGAAATACCCACTCTTCCTCCAATCCACTAATTTCTCACACAGAAACTCTTCACACCACTTGGTTACTGGAAGCAGCTTTTTAGTTTCCCTCTAAATTGCAGAGGGGTGAATTCTCTACCTCCTTCCCTTGGGCATgtgtcccccagcagcagcttttaaCAGCATGGTGAAGGGGGTGGGGAAATGTCACCACCAGCTGGGCAAATCCTAAAGATCCATTATAATCCATAATACCACTTaagaaaagagaagcagccTTGAATCTCCACTTCTTAGTCTGACCATTTCCCTTCTGAACTCACTAAAGGGGCATTTCTAATAATATCCAGAtatatttaacaaaataaagCTTCTTTAGAAGCATGAGCTCTACTACTGCTCAAAATTTGAGCTTGAGCTCCACTTTACTAGAAATGGGAAGCAGCTGCTTATGATAACATGACCTACATCCTACTCTTGGGAAAACCTGGGGTTATGGCTTTGCTGATTCCCCAAATGAAGCCACATACTTACTCTCCTTTTTCATTCCATTCCAGACAGTTGACACACCCAGAGTGACCCTGAGGGAAGGAGGCAAGGGAAGATGGTATTACTCAAACTTCAGATGTATCAAACAGAGCTGTCCTAAGACAAGGACACAGTGAGCTCCTCACAAACAACAACTTCTTCCAATaaaagcagggtttttttattccaaCCCTGCAAAGATCTCCACACACGTGGTAGATAAGCACCTCCAGAAAAGACAGACGTGCTGGAGCAGTTGGAgtagaaaaggcaaaatgaaacaaataaaaaaaggtaGTGTTGAATAAAATGGCAGTTTAGTCTCTACGGCTGAAATCCTGCTGTACACATGGAAAGGTGACTTTGCTTCCAAAGCCCTTGGCTAGGCTGACAAATTACATGTACAGGCACCCTGGGAACACAGGGAAAATGCACTTTTGATAGCTCTGTTAGAAGCACCTTGCTGCTGGGTGACTGCATCATCCATCTTCATCCACATTAACCAACGATTGCACCAGGAAGAGGGGgagtgctgagcagcactgggtgTGGGAGATGGGATGAAAAGGGGGACAAAAGAATCCTCTTCTCCCCCAAAGCAAGATCATTGATGTGTCAGAGGTTGGCTCAGTTGGGTAGAGCAGGGTGTTGATAATGCCAAGGTTGTGGGTTTGACCCCCAGATGAGGCTGTTCATTCAGAC from the Prinia subflava isolate CZ2003 ecotype Zambia chromosome 24, Cam_Psub_1.2, whole genome shotgun sequence genome contains:
- the WDTC1 gene encoding WD and tetratricopeptide repeats protein 1, which codes for MLGCTAAPPTASLRLPHCKKMAKANITRDIIHRQIKERGALGFERHYHVTDPFIRRLGLEAELQGHSGCVNCLEWNEKGDLLASGSDDQHTIVWDPLHHKKLLSMHTGHTANIFSVKFLPHSGDRILITGAADSKVHVHDLTVKETVHMFGDHTNRVKRIATAPMWPNTFWSAAEDGLIRQYDLRENSKRSEVLIDLTEYCGQLVEAKCLTVNPQDNNYLAVGASGPFVRLYDIRMIHNHRKSMKQSPSAGVHTFCDRQKPLPDGAAQYYVAGHLPVKLPDYNNRLRVLVATYVTFSPDGTELLVNMGGEQVYLFDLTYKQRPYTFLLPKKCHTSGEVQNGKTSTNGVSNGIHLHSNGFRLAEGRAHVSPQVELPPYLERIKQQANEAFACQLWTQAIQLYSKAVQKAPNNAMLYGNRAAAYMKRKWDGDHYDALRDCLKAISLNPCHLKAHFRLARCLFELKYVAEALECLDDFKGKFPEQAHSSACDALDRDINAALFSKSDNAEDKKGGGPIRLRATGRKDSISEDEMVLRERSYDYKFRYCGHCNTTTDIKEANFFGSNAQYIVSGSDDGSFFIWEKETTNLVRVLQGDESIVNCLQPHPSYCFLATSGIDPVVRLWNPRPESETLNGRVVVDMEGASQANQRRMNADPLEVMLLNMGYRITGLTSGGAGGSDDEDSSEGQVQCRPS